In a genomic window of Sinorhizobium meliloti:
- a CDS encoding MurR/RpiR family transcriptional regulator — protein sequence MAPPTDPPASARPGTIEELRDLTLRIRRKEIDLALGSKALDVLARLVDTPEQTAVRSISELADGQGVNASTLTRLAKRLGYAGFSDFQSVFRQAIADDERYFYSRQAGRLMSVTRGEREEVHVLERIGQETKANIDGFLGQTDAETLKRAAALLATAPRVRVHGVRQFHAFASFMVYGLGMLRSDVALLDAPRLGEAEALSQLSPGDLVLVASCAPYTRSVAEVAAVAEKAGLEVIAVTDSRSSPLVPPARHAFFIPHASSFFSNSMGAYIVFCEGLLNLVARELGERAIAALAARERLIGEMGIETG from the coding sequence ATGGCACCGCCCACCGATCCCCCTGCATCCGCCCGGCCAGGCACGATCGAGGAACTGCGCGACCTGACGCTCAGGATCAGGCGCAAGGAAATCGACCTCGCTCTCGGCAGCAAGGCGCTCGACGTGCTGGCACGCCTGGTCGATACGCCCGAACAGACGGCGGTGCGCAGCATATCCGAGCTCGCCGACGGCCAGGGCGTTAACGCCTCGACCCTTACCAGGCTTGCCAAGCGGCTCGGCTATGCCGGCTTCAGCGATTTCCAGAGCGTCTTCCGCCAGGCGATCGCCGATGACGAGCGCTACTTCTACAGCCGCCAGGCTGGCCGTCTGATGTCGGTCACGCGCGGCGAGCGGGAAGAGGTCCATGTCCTCGAACGCATCGGCCAGGAGACGAAGGCGAATATCGACGGCTTTCTCGGCCAGACGGATGCCGAAACGCTGAAGCGGGCGGCGGCGTTGCTCGCGACCGCGCCGCGTGTGCGCGTGCACGGGGTACGCCAGTTCCATGCTTTCGCGAGCTTTATGGTCTACGGCCTCGGAATGTTGCGCAGCGACGTCGCTTTGCTGGACGCACCGCGTCTCGGCGAGGCGGAGGCGCTGTCGCAGCTTTCTCCCGGAGACCTGGTTCTGGTCGCGAGCTGCGCGCCCTATACCCGCAGCGTGGCGGAAGTGGCCGCGGTGGCAGAAAAAGCCGGACTGGAGGTGATCGCAGTAACGGACAGCCGTTCTTCGCCGCTCGTTCCCCCCGCCCGGCACGCCTTCTTCATCCCGCACGCCAGCAGTTTCTTCAGCAACAGCATGGGAGCCTATATCGTCTTTTGCGAAGGGCTACTCAATCTCGTGGCTCGCGAATTGGGCGAACGCGCCATCGCTGCCCTTGCCGCGCGGGAGAGGCTGATCGGAGAAATGGGCATCGAAACCGGTTGA
- a CDS encoding C45 family peptidase, with protein MSIEVSSSLPLVEIDGSPFEAGVALGRHGRDIVHHHLIRTHGWASVIAFAGHERIVAARALVEAHFPRYFEELHGLAKGLELPFDEVFAWNCRGDIRAIAPDGCTTVMLPDQRLTLAHNEDGDPGLRPGCAIVRIASAGGRAFFGFVYPGSLPGHTFALNDAGLAMAVNNIRSRQTGPGMPRMVLCRAVLDCGTVREALDMLRSSQRAAAFHISLAQPGNRGIASVEFTHSACSIRQVDAPEVHANHLIHDGTREERQRVTASSRSRQERGEEILAGGVTGVEPLAVLWDRQRTALPIYREQPDDPDGENTLATAVFRIDMDRIACEIYDRAHAAPLFRFEERRSLLD; from the coding sequence CAGCCTGCCCCTGGTCGAGATCGACGGGTCGCCCTTCGAGGCCGGCGTTGCGCTTGGCCGCCATGGCCGCGACATCGTCCACCACCATCTGATCAGGACACACGGCTGGGCGAGTGTGATCGCCTTCGCCGGCCATGAACGCATTGTCGCGGCGAGGGCACTGGTCGAAGCACACTTTCCCCGCTATTTCGAGGAACTGCACGGTCTCGCAAAAGGCCTCGAACTGCCCTTTGACGAGGTCTTTGCTTGGAACTGCCGCGGCGATATCCGGGCGATCGCCCCCGATGGATGCACCACCGTCATGCTGCCCGACCAGAGGCTCACGCTGGCGCATAACGAAGACGGAGATCCGGGCCTTCGTCCGGGCTGCGCCATTGTCCGTATCGCTTCCGCAGGCGGCCGCGCCTTCTTCGGCTTCGTCTATCCCGGTTCGCTTCCGGGGCATACATTCGCGCTCAACGATGCCGGGCTCGCCATGGCCGTCAACAATATCCGCTCGCGCCAGACAGGACCAGGAATGCCGCGCATGGTCCTATGCCGCGCCGTGCTCGATTGCGGCACGGTCCGCGAGGCACTCGACATGCTGCGCAGTTCGCAGCGCGCCGCCGCCTTCCATATTTCCCTGGCCCAGCCCGGAAATCGGGGCATCGCCAGCGTCGAGTTTACCCATTCGGCCTGTTCGATCCGGCAGGTCGATGCGCCCGAAGTGCACGCCAACCATCTGATTCACGACGGTACGCGCGAGGAGCGCCAGCGCGTCACCGCCTCTTCCCGCTCCAGACAGGAACGTGGAGAGGAAATTCTGGCCGGCGGCGTGACCGGCGTCGAACCTCTTGCGGTCCTTTGGGACCGGCAGCGGACGGCCTTGCCGATCTATCGCGAACAGCCCGACGATCCGGACGGCGAGAATACGCTGGCGACGGCGGTCTTTCGCATCGACATGGACAGAATCGCCTGCGAAATCTACGACAGGGCGCATGCCGCACCGCTCTTTCGCTTCGAGGAAAGGCGGTCGCTGCTCGATTGA